The following proteins are encoded in a genomic region of Diabrotica virgifera virgifera chromosome 1, PGI_DIABVI_V3a:
- the LOC114329582 gene encoding beta-1,4-glucuronyltransferase 1 isoform X2, which translates to MSIAVLVCLTIYNVMLTLKLMYAQECPKQQQKIIQKVVYQKCNQESPSIPDDAFSSLDLNLGRWDNQHKYKLFDNFVLGEKYIILSNVYKTCLATQGSLDKLPSIIEVANNWNGPISLATFAASEDELNALLFYISYLKKCNEKINDKVTFHLALTKDRKPKRFNLDIEKLREAKCDSPIEILQHLTRNLHKGANQWRAKLPYPQNHLRNLARKNCQTKFVFLTDVDIIPSRNMAESLDVFFNDDVCKKGRKCAFVVPTYEIDERVMFPHNKTELIRMATKGLARPFHHKVFIYNQYATNFSRWQTTKDENNDVHISHPVTNFEFLYEPFYIAPDIVPPHDERFIGYGYTRNSQVYEMFVAGYEFHVLSPIFTCHWGLQVKKSRPPWREHQNNLNRKHFDGFKREVFARYNRDPLNFMASKKN; encoded by the exons ATGAGCATAGCTGTCCTAGTCTGCCTGACAATATACAATGTGATGTTGACCCTAAAACTGATGTACGCTCAGGAGTGCCCCAAGCAGCAACAGAAAATTATACAGAAAGTTGTTTACCAAAAGTGCAACCAAGAGTCGCCATCAATCCCGGATGATGCCTTTTCCTCTCTGGACCTAAATTTGGGCCGATGGGACAACCAGCACAAATATAAGCTGTTTGATAATTTTGTTTTGGGAGAAAA ATACATAATCCTCAGCAACGTCTACAAAACCTGCCTAGCGACTCAGGGCTCCCTGGATAAGCTGCCGTCAATCATAGAAGTTGCCAACAACTGGAATGGGCCTATATCTCTCGCGACATTTGCAGCCAGCGAAGACGAGCTCAATGCTTTGCTGTTCTATATCTCGTATTTGAAAAAATGTAATGAAAAAATCAACGATAAGGTAACATTCCATCTAGCATTGACCAAGGACCGCAAACCGAAGAGGTTTAACCTAGATATAGAGAAACTTAGAGAAGCTAAATGTGATAGTCCAATAGAAATACTTCAACACTTAACCAGAAACCTCCACAAGGGTGCTAATCAATGGAGAGCCAAGTTACCGTATCCTCAGAATCATCTGAGAAACTTGGCTCGGAAGAATTGTCAAACGAAATTCGTTTTTCTTACCGATGTCGATATAATTCCCAGCAGAAACATGGCTGAGAGTCTTGATGTGTTTTTCAATGATGATGTGTGTAAGAAGGGAAGGAAGTGTGCTTTTGTTGTGCCAACTTATGAAATTGACGAGAGAGTGATGTTTCCTCATAATAAGACTGAGCTAATAAGGATGGCGACTAAGGGACTGGCCAGGCCATTTCACCATAAAGTCTTTATCTATAATCAGTATGCCACAAATTTTTCAAG GTGGCAGACTACTAAGGATGAAAATAATGATGTACATATTAGTCACCCCGTAACCAATTTTGAATTTCTATATGAACCATTTTACATTGCACCAGACATAGTACCACCACATGATGAACGGTTCATAGGATATGGATATACTAGAAACAGTCAG GTGTATGAAATGTTTGTAGCCGGCTATGAGTTCCATGTTCTTTCACCTATCTTCACATGCCATTGGGGTCTACAAGTAAAAAAATCGCGGCCGCCATGGCGAGAACACCAAAATAATCTCAACAGAAAACATTTTGATGGATTCAAAAGGGAGGTATTCGCTCGATACAATAGAGATCCACTAAACTTTATGGCCTCGAAGAAAAACTGA
- the LOC114329582 gene encoding beta-1,4-glucuronyltransferase 1 isoform X1, giving the protein MIQGRCRLWNMSIAVLVCLTIYNVMLTLKLMYAQECPKQQQKIIQKVVYQKCNQESPSIPDDAFSSLDLNLGRWDNQHKYKLFDNFVLGEKYIILSNVYKTCLATQGSLDKLPSIIEVANNWNGPISLATFAASEDELNALLFYISYLKKCNEKINDKVTFHLALTKDRKPKRFNLDIEKLREAKCDSPIEILQHLTRNLHKGANQWRAKLPYPQNHLRNLARKNCQTKFVFLTDVDIIPSRNMAESLDVFFNDDVCKKGRKCAFVVPTYEIDERVMFPHNKTELIRMATKGLARPFHHKVFIYNQYATNFSRWQTTKDENNDVHISHPVTNFEFLYEPFYIAPDIVPPHDERFIGYGYTRNSQVYEMFVAGYEFHVLSPIFTCHWGLQVKKSRPPWREHQNNLNRKHFDGFKREVFARYNRDPLNFMASKKN; this is encoded by the exons ATGATTCAA GGAAGATGTCGGTTGTGGAACATGAGCATAGCTGTCCTAGTCTGCCTGACAATATACAATGTGATGTTGACCCTAAAACTGATGTACGCTCAGGAGTGCCCCAAGCAGCAACAGAAAATTATACAGAAAGTTGTTTACCAAAAGTGCAACCAAGAGTCGCCATCAATCCCGGATGATGCCTTTTCCTCTCTGGACCTAAATTTGGGCCGATGGGACAACCAGCACAAATATAAGCTGTTTGATAATTTTGTTTTGGGAGAAAA ATACATAATCCTCAGCAACGTCTACAAAACCTGCCTAGCGACTCAGGGCTCCCTGGATAAGCTGCCGTCAATCATAGAAGTTGCCAACAACTGGAATGGGCCTATATCTCTCGCGACATTTGCAGCCAGCGAAGACGAGCTCAATGCTTTGCTGTTCTATATCTCGTATTTGAAAAAATGTAATGAAAAAATCAACGATAAGGTAACATTCCATCTAGCATTGACCAAGGACCGCAAACCGAAGAGGTTTAACCTAGATATAGAGAAACTTAGAGAAGCTAAATGTGATAGTCCAATAGAAATACTTCAACACTTAACCAGAAACCTCCACAAGGGTGCTAATCAATGGAGAGCCAAGTTACCGTATCCTCAGAATCATCTGAGAAACTTGGCTCGGAAGAATTGTCAAACGAAATTCGTTTTTCTTACCGATGTCGATATAATTCCCAGCAGAAACATGGCTGAGAGTCTTGATGTGTTTTTCAATGATGATGTGTGTAAGAAGGGAAGGAAGTGTGCTTTTGTTGTGCCAACTTATGAAATTGACGAGAGAGTGATGTTTCCTCATAATAAGACTGAGCTAATAAGGATGGCGACTAAGGGACTGGCCAGGCCATTTCACCATAAAGTCTTTATCTATAATCAGTATGCCACAAATTTTTCAAG GTGGCAGACTACTAAGGATGAAAATAATGATGTACATATTAGTCACCCCGTAACCAATTTTGAATTTCTATATGAACCATTTTACATTGCACCAGACATAGTACCACCACATGATGAACGGTTCATAGGATATGGATATACTAGAAACAGTCAG GTGTATGAAATGTTTGTAGCCGGCTATGAGTTCCATGTTCTTTCACCTATCTTCACATGCCATTGGGGTCTACAAGTAAAAAAATCGCGGCCGCCATGGCGAGAACACCAAAATAATCTCAACAGAAAACATTTTGATGGATTCAAAAGGGAGGTATTCGCTCGATACAATAGAGATCCACTAAACTTTATGGCCTCGAAGAAAAACTGA